One Gordonia sp. SID5947 genomic region harbors:
- a CDS encoding amidase codes for MTSTHDVAQSLSRWEEFAWTNAFVHVDPDAVRHDAHGASGGPLDGDLFSVKDLFAVAGVPSRAGSLVLGDYRPAIDAGVVGRVRRSGALFFGKTNCAEFGFGIDTDTRLGGRVHHPERADLSPGGSSGGDAVAVATGIVDFAIAGDYGGSIRWPAQSLSIYGLRPGLGVIPRDGRIGGLGAHRDNPLGLCRAPWQLAGELEVAGLMARTPAKIAEVLRATSNRTTINPRRGRVLVTLGTEIAPVTDEVREAVETVANRARTHGLTVDDADGLFRDAWSTYSLLREKLDDHNDIRALVRGREDLLCDATRMVLNAAPRDCLIDSEVRDAWVTATEIRRRLRQRLTEYDALIMPCAPVGAIGFAEQVQVGGTVMSGHQLMAHLRAVSLSALPALAMPVGSGTGGRPVSVQLVGGPGSETDLCALAEILAVEQESALSNAGLHGAGRVS; via the coding sequence GTGACGTCGACTCATGATGTTGCGCAGTCATTGTCGCGGTGGGAAGAATTCGCGTGGACCAACGCGTTCGTGCATGTCGATCCCGATGCCGTTCGTCATGACGCCCACGGTGCCAGTGGCGGACCACTCGACGGCGACCTCTTCAGCGTCAAAGACTTGTTCGCGGTGGCCGGTGTGCCGTCCCGGGCGGGAAGTCTCGTGCTGGGCGACTACCGACCAGCCATCGACGCTGGCGTTGTCGGACGGGTCCGACGTTCTGGTGCACTCTTCTTCGGGAAGACGAATTGCGCCGAGTTCGGATTCGGTATCGACACCGACACTCGGCTCGGTGGGCGGGTCCATCATCCCGAACGAGCCGACCTGTCGCCTGGCGGATCAAGTGGCGGAGACGCAGTCGCCGTTGCGACCGGCATCGTCGACTTCGCGATAGCTGGAGACTACGGCGGGTCGATCCGTTGGCCCGCACAGTCATTGAGCATCTACGGCCTTCGTCCCGGTCTCGGTGTCATCCCGCGCGATGGGCGTATCGGCGGTCTCGGAGCCCACCGTGACAATCCTCTAGGACTGTGCCGCGCGCCCTGGCAGCTCGCCGGCGAACTCGAGGTGGCCGGGCTGATGGCGCGCACACCTGCCAAGATCGCCGAGGTGCTTCGCGCGACGTCGAATCGCACCACGATCAACCCTAGAAGAGGGCGTGTCCTGGTCACCCTGGGCACCGAGATCGCTCCGGTCACCGATGAAGTCCGCGAGGCCGTGGAGACGGTCGCCAACCGCGCGCGGACGCACGGGTTAACCGTGGACGACGCCGACGGACTGTTCCGCGACGCGTGGTCCACGTACAGCCTGTTGCGGGAGAAGCTCGACGATCACAACGACATTCGCGCGCTGGTCCGCGGCCGCGAAGATCTGCTGTGCGATGCGACCCGGATGGTGCTGAACGCTGCTCCGCGAGACTGTCTGATAGACAGCGAAGTTCGCGATGCCTGGGTAACCGCCACGGAGATCCGGCGGCGGTTACGTCAGCGGCTGACAGAGTATGACGCACTGATAATGCCATGCGCCCCGGTGGGTGCCATCGGATTCGCCGAGCAGGTACAGGTTGGCGGCACCGTGATGAGCGGACATCAGCTGATGGCACACCTGCGAGCGGTGTCGTTGAGCGCGTTGCCGGCCTTGGCGATGCCGGTCGGATCCGGGACAGGTGGCCGGCCCGTGTCAGTGCAACTCGTCGGCGGTCCCGGATCGGAGACGGACCTGTGTGCGCTTGCCGAGATACTGGCGGTGGAGCAAGAATCGGCGCTGTCGAACGCGGGCCTCCATGGCGCTGGGAGGGTCTCGTGA
- a CDS encoding allantoinase PuuE, whose translation MTDLYPRDLRGYAADRPAWRWPEGKRIAVSVVINWEEGAEHNILHGDDVSENTGCDVGDGRPRERSRDLRTESMYNFGTRVGVWRLLDILDAHNVPATVFACGMAVERYPELAAAMTRRGHELCGHGYRWIDYHDVDEATERAHIARTVSAMTAATGHRPLGWYTGRTSPNTRRLVIEEGGFVYDSDAYDDELPYGENSFGTSHVVVPYAFDTNDMRFATSPGLATGRQFGDELIDSLDELLADPVESPRMMSIGLHLRLAGRPARAHAVRRFLEYATSHPEVWFARRIDIARWWMAHESEHAVSTDHMNQGADR comes from the coding sequence ATGACTGACCTCTATCCCCGAGACCTGCGCGGGTACGCCGCCGATCGTCCGGCATGGCGCTGGCCGGAGGGCAAGCGGATCGCAGTCAGCGTGGTGATCAATTGGGAAGAAGGCGCAGAACACAACATCCTGCACGGTGACGACGTTTCGGAGAACACGGGATGCGATGTTGGCGATGGTCGGCCGAGGGAGCGTTCGCGGGATCTGCGGACCGAGTCCATGTACAACTTCGGTACGCGGGTCGGCGTTTGGCGGCTCCTCGACATTCTCGACGCGCATAACGTGCCCGCCACGGTATTCGCCTGCGGGATGGCCGTCGAGCGGTATCCGGAACTCGCCGCCGCGATGACGCGGCGGGGCCACGAACTGTGTGGCCACGGCTACCGGTGGATCGACTACCACGACGTCGACGAGGCGACCGAACGCGCTCACATCGCCCGGACTGTCAGCGCGATGACTGCAGCCACCGGACATCGGCCACTCGGCTGGTACACGGGTCGCACCAGCCCGAACACTCGCCGGCTGGTGATCGAGGAGGGCGGATTCGTCTATGACAGCGACGCCTATGACGACGAATTACCGTACGGTGAAAATTCTTTCGGGACTTCACACGTGGTGGTGCCGTACGCCTTCGACACCAACGACATGCGCTTCGCCACGTCACCCGGCCTGGCGACGGGTCGGCAGTTCGGTGACGAGCTCATCGACTCCCTCGATGAACTGCTCGCCGACCCCGTCGAGTCTCCTCGAATGATGAGCATCGGACTCCACCTGCGCCTCGCCGGCCGGCCGGCAAGGGCGCACGCGGTGCGCCGATTCCTCGAATATGCGACCTCGCATCCGGAGGTGTGGTTCGCACGCCGAATCGATATTGCCCGTTGGTGGATGGCGCACGAGTCGGAGCATGCCGTCTCCACCGATCACATGAACCAAGGAGCTGACCGATGA
- a CDS encoding aspartate/glutamate racemase family protein produces the protein MIVPSSNTAVEDATTRLLDDHDNVTFVSTRIRVQSISVDGNGAAFDVASMVESARLLADAKVDVIVWNGTAGSWLGTDHDQAICAAITDATGIPATTSTLAILAACRDSGITTLAAATPYTIDVVDRIIAEYAQHGIAVVSHAEWELSDNFAFAAASSDEIASLLIDAAEEGDAQAVALICTNVDGSVVAHDVEQKLGRPVIDSIAATLWWSLRIAGYTTEGAAADA, from the coding sequence ATGATCGTCCCCTCATCGAACACCGCAGTCGAGGATGCGACGACGCGCCTGCTCGACGACCACGACAACGTGACGTTCGTATCGACGCGCATCCGTGTCCAGAGCATCAGTGTCGACGGCAACGGCGCGGCGTTTGATGTCGCGTCGATGGTTGAGTCCGCCCGCCTGCTGGCCGACGCCAAGGTCGACGTGATCGTGTGGAACGGCACGGCCGGCTCGTGGCTCGGCACGGATCACGATCAAGCAATTTGCGCGGCGATAACCGACGCCACCGGCATCCCGGCAACCACATCGACGCTGGCGATACTGGCGGCATGCCGAGACTCCGGGATCACCACGCTCGCTGCCGCGACGCCTTACACCATCGACGTCGTCGACCGCATCATTGCCGAGTATGCACAACACGGAATCGCTGTTGTATCTCATGCGGAATGGGAGCTCAGCGACAACTTCGCGTTCGCTGCCGCGTCATCAGACGAGATTGCGAGCCTACTGATCGACGCCGCCGAAGAAGGTGACGCTCAGGCCGTCGCGCTGATCTGCACCAATGTCGACGGTTCCGTAGTCGCGCATGACGTCGAACAGAAGCTCGGGCGACCGGTCATCGACAGCATTGCCGCGACACTGTGGTGGTCATTGCGCATCGCCGGCTACACCACGGAAGGGGCCGCGGCAGATGCCTGA
- a CDS encoding polysaccharide deacetylase, with amino-acid sequence MPDKKIQVTVGVDVDSCAGWLGSYGGQDSPNDMQRGVFAGEVGVPRMLRLLERRDIVSTWFWPGHSIETFPKQAQMCVDAGHEIGAHGYSHENPRSLTVEQERDVMAKCVTLIEQLSGERPQGYVAPWWEMSEHTASILAEYGFAYDHSQNYNDFVPFYARVGDEWTPIDTSKPAAQWMTPLKHGREIDLVEFCGNWYVDDLPPMMFIKGHPNSHGFVNPRDIEQLWNDQFDWVYRELDYAVIPMTLHPDVSGRPQVLLMLERLLDRWASFDGVEFVTMGDAAIEFRRHFPFEGERRPEFVGRRVAAASGR; translated from the coding sequence ATGCCTGACAAGAAGATCCAGGTGACTGTCGGGGTCGACGTCGACTCCTGTGCCGGTTGGCTTGGCTCGTACGGTGGCCAGGACTCACCAAACGATATGCAGCGCGGCGTCTTTGCCGGTGAGGTCGGGGTGCCTCGGATGCTCCGGTTGCTGGAGCGACGAGACATCGTGTCCACCTGGTTCTGGCCAGGCCATTCCATCGAGACGTTTCCGAAACAGGCGCAGATGTGTGTTGACGCCGGACATGAGATCGGCGCGCACGGATACAGCCACGAGAATCCACGTTCGCTGACAGTCGAGCAAGAACGCGACGTGATGGCAAAGTGCGTCACGCTGATCGAGCAACTCAGCGGCGAGCGACCTCAAGGATATGTCGCGCCGTGGTGGGAGATGAGCGAGCATACGGCCTCGATCCTGGCCGAGTACGGCTTCGCCTACGACCATTCGCAGAACTACAACGACTTCGTTCCGTTCTATGCGCGAGTGGGCGACGAATGGACCCCGATCGACACGAGCAAGCCTGCAGCGCAGTGGATGACCCCGCTCAAGCACGGGCGCGAGATTGACCTGGTCGAGTTCTGTGGTAACTGGTATGTCGACGACCTTCCGCCGATGATGTTCATCAAGGGACACCCCAACTCTCACGGTTTCGTCAACCCGCGTGATATCGAACAGCTCTGGAACGATCAGTTCGATTGGGTGTACCGGGAGCTCGACTACGCGGTGATTCCGATGACGTTGCATCCGGACGTTTCCGGCCGCCCCCAGGTGTTGCTGATGCTCGAACGGTTACTGGACCGATGGGCATCCTTCGACGGTGTGGAGTTCGTGACCATGGGCGACGCGGCCATTGAGTTTCGACGGCACTTTCCGTTCGAGGGTGAGAGGCGGCCGGAGTTCGTTGGGCGACGCGTTGCGGCGGCGAGCGGCCGCTAG
- a CDS encoding LacI family DNA-binding transcriptional regulator produces the protein MGRSRESRRARPDLGVAAVARLAGVSTATVSNTLNRPEIVAPATRARVMAAIEELEFVPNRAAGALRTGSNRLIGLVVPDIVNPFYAEITDAVCAAASRAGYAVSLCVSADDPERERDHFAALAELRAAGAIVVTLSADHQRLERLRLVGSHLVLVDRRASISEGCSVAIDDVLGGRLATEYLLRLGGRLAVVNGDLGIPQCAERDEGVRQALAAQKVAAGSVIMRHVAEMTIDNGQQAIADVLGADRPRAVFCTNDQLAVGVVRGLRAAGLSVPDDVAVIGYGDLPLARESLVPLTSVKQPKYELGELAVSLLLAELAAETDGTEHAHVARRLSPELVVRESTPN, from the coding sequence GTGGGACGGAGCAGGGAATCTCGCCGCGCCCGACCAGATCTGGGCGTCGCCGCGGTCGCCCGATTGGCGGGGGTCTCCACTGCCACCGTTTCCAACACCCTCAACCGGCCGGAGATCGTTGCGCCCGCGACCCGCGCCCGGGTGATGGCCGCGATCGAGGAGCTCGAGTTCGTACCCAATCGTGCCGCCGGCGCGTTGCGCACCGGTTCGAATCGCCTGATCGGACTGGTCGTGCCCGACATAGTGAATCCGTTCTATGCGGAGATCACCGATGCGGTATGCGCGGCGGCCTCGCGTGCCGGGTACGCCGTGTCCCTCTGCGTCAGCGCCGACGATCCGGAACGAGAGCGAGACCATTTCGCGGCCCTGGCCGAGCTTCGGGCCGCCGGGGCGATAGTGGTGACCTTGAGCGCTGACCACCAAAGGCTCGAACGTCTGCGGCTGGTGGGCAGCCACCTGGTACTCGTCGACCGGCGTGCGTCGATCTCGGAGGGGTGCTCGGTCGCCATCGACGACGTGCTGGGCGGTCGTCTCGCGACCGAGTATCTGCTGCGACTCGGAGGCCGGCTCGCGGTGGTGAACGGGGACCTCGGCATCCCTCAGTGCGCCGAGCGCGACGAGGGTGTCCGACAGGCGCTGGCCGCCCAGAAGGTCGCGGCGGGATCGGTCATCATGCGGCACGTCGCCGAGATGACCATCGACAACGGGCAACAGGCCATCGCGGATGTTCTCGGCGCGGATCGGCCGCGCGCCGTCTTCTGCACCAACGATCAGCTGGCCGTAGGTGTGGTGCGCGGATTGCGCGCTGCCGGGCTCTCGGTGCCCGACGATGTGGCGGTGATCGGCTACGGCGACCTCCCGCTTGCGCGAGAGTCGCTCGTCCCCCTCACCTCCGTGAAACAGCCGAAGTACGAACTGGGAGAGCTGGCGGTATCGCTGCTGCTCGCCGAGCTCGCCGCCGAAACCGACGGCACCGAACACGCGCATGTGGCCCGACGCCTCTCGCCCGAGCTGGTCGTCAGGGAGTCGACGCCGAACTGA
- a CDS encoding L-fucose/L-arabinose isomerase family protein → MESFRNALPPAQARRKARVGLVAGGLGTYWPQFPDLLPQLEQSAQFVAERFREFDADVVDVGFISDARDGDKAAEVLRRADCDIIVLFLTTYLTASMVMPIAKRSNAPILVIDLQPTEKMDHATFDTGAWLAYCGQCSVPELGNVFRRAGVPFRSVSGWLNQPSAWRRIEQWINAAQVRAALRYARHGLMGHVYPGMLDVSTDMTLLPATFGSHVEVLEFDDLRVRVAAVTDAEVAERMAQAREIFAVDSTVDEDDFFWGAKVSVGLDRLVDDFGLDSLAYYHRGLDGEQHERLGAGMILGASLLTARGIPTTGEFELRTSVAQLVTQVVGAGGSFCEIQALNFEDDVVEMGHDGPAHLGVASREPTLRGLGSITASGGGASASNSTSNTDRSQCSVSGRTPTARCR, encoded by the coding sequence ATGGAGAGTTTTCGAAACGCATTGCCCCCGGCACAGGCCCGGCGGAAGGCGCGCGTGGGCCTGGTCGCGGGCGGGCTTGGCACCTACTGGCCGCAGTTCCCCGATCTGCTGCCCCAGTTGGAACAGTCTGCGCAGTTCGTCGCCGAACGCTTCCGGGAGTTCGACGCCGACGTCGTCGATGTCGGCTTCATCTCCGACGCCCGGGACGGCGACAAGGCAGCCGAGGTTCTCCGACGTGCTGACTGCGACATCATCGTCCTCTTCCTGACCACCTACCTGACCGCGTCCATGGTGATGCCGATAGCGAAACGGTCGAACGCGCCGATCCTGGTGATCGACCTGCAGCCAACCGAGAAGATGGACCACGCCACATTCGACACCGGTGCGTGGCTCGCATACTGCGGCCAGTGCTCGGTGCCGGAGCTCGGCAATGTGTTCCGGCGGGCCGGTGTGCCGTTCCGCTCTGTGTCCGGCTGGTTGAATCAGCCGAGCGCCTGGCGGCGTATCGAGCAATGGATCAACGCCGCTCAGGTGCGTGCCGCTCTGCGGTACGCGCGGCACGGTCTGATGGGACACGTCTACCCCGGCATGCTCGACGTGTCGACCGACATGACCCTCCTACCGGCCACGTTCGGGTCGCATGTCGAGGTGCTCGAGTTCGACGATCTGCGGGTGCGCGTCGCAGCGGTCACCGACGCCGAGGTCGCCGAACGCATGGCGCAGGCACGCGAGATCTTCGCGGTCGACTCGACCGTCGACGAGGACGACTTCTTCTGGGGCGCCAAGGTATCCGTCGGACTCGATCGGCTGGTCGACGATTTCGGGCTCGACAGTCTCGCCTACTACCACCGAGGTCTCGACGGCGAACAGCATGAGCGACTCGGCGCCGGGATGATCCTGGGCGCCTCACTGTTGACCGCACGCGGTATCCCCACCACCGGCGAGTTCGAGCTGCGAACGTCGGTGGCGCAGTTGGTCACCCAGGTGGTGGGCGCGGGCGGCTCGTTCTGCGAGATCCAGGCGCTGAACTTCGAGGACGACGTCGTCGAGATGGGACACGACGGGCCCGCGCACCTCGGCGTGGCCTCGCGTGAGCCCACGTTGCGCGGACTCGGGTCTATCACGGCAAGCGGGGGTGGGGCGTCAGCGTCGAATTCGACGTCCAACACGGACCGATCACAGTGCTCGGTCTCGGGCAGGACGCCGACGGCTCGCTGTCGCTGA